The Nitrospirota bacterium sequence GAGGTATCGCACTGTATTTCTGAGGCAACTGCAGAGAAACTAAAAAACATGATGATAAGGACTATAGAAAAAGGTACATCGAGGCATGCCTTTCACGCCCCCAACGGTGAATCATACCTTGGAGATATAACAGTAGGCGGTAAAACAGGCTCACTGGATGGAGACAATCCAAAAGGTGAATATAGCTGGTTTGTAGGCATGGCCCCGATAGAGAACCCGGAAATAGCAGTAGCCGCCCTTGTAATCAATAAACCCGTCTGGAAGATCAAAGCCCCATTCATAGCAAAGGAAGGATTAGTGACCTATTTCAACAAGGATAAAATGAAGGTCGCAAGTCTGAAGTAAACGGGAAAATTTTTCTGCTGTCTGCCGAATGTGTTATAAAAAAGTGGTTCTTTCTCAGATTGAATGGGTAAAGAATATTCCCTCCCCCTTGACGGGTGAGCAATTTCTCCTGCTTTAATATGTTTGATTACGCCGCCGCCCAGATAATACGCTGCTGTACCTGATATAACCGTCCATGTATCCTGGCCATTAGGATGAACATGCGCTGCGATTTCCTGTCCCGGACTAATATGCCAGACAATGATGACGAATTCCTCCGTTTACAGAACTACTGACCGGATTGGCTGTCCCTCGGAGGGATGGATAAATTCTGCAACCGAAAATATTCTTGACACTGATTCCATAGCTACAACCTCCTTGAGATTGTTAGGGGTGAATCAAAGCAACAGTACCTAATGCATTAAATCAATGCCTGCAAGGAACTCATGAACCGGCAGCATCTGCATCACCCTTGTAGATTTTTTCCTCTTCAGTGTATATACAAGCTGGATGGGTTTTACGTGTTTCAGGAATGCATGGAACTTATAAAGTGATTTTGAAAATTCATCATCACTCTCCTTTACCTCAATTATATGGGATGGCTTATTATCAATGAGCGTCAGGAAGTCTACCTCATTCTTATCCTTATCCCTCAGATAGTGGAGTGCGACTTTACTTCCCGTTGTATCCTCCAGAAAGTGAAGTTCCTTCAGGATGGCAAGGGCTACTACATTCTCCAGTTTTGCTGAAAAGTGTCCTTCAACTGCACCTGTATCATAGAAATAATATTTAGGTTCTTTTAACAGGCTGCGGCTTATATTCTTATGATATGGACGAACCGGAAATATAACATAAAGGCTCTCCAGTATCTGCAGCCAGTGTTTGACCGTGTGCACTGATACCTGCAAATCGTTTGCAAGAGAGGTGTATGAAGTATGTGACCCAACCCTTGTCCTGAGTAATTCAATCAGTATCTCGATCGCCTTTATATCCCGTACCCTCTCAAGGTCAAGCAGGTCTTCCCTGATAATTGTATCAATATGTGTACGCCGCCATCTTTTTGCATAAGTATCGCTACCTTTCAGATACGGTTCAGGAAAGCCGCCCAACTGAATCAGCTTATTGAGAGCCTGCATAGGGTCTTCCTTTAAAATAGTACAGATCTCCTTTACAGTAAGCGGGTGAAGCCGGTAAGAAAAATATCGTCCCGCCAGTGAATCACCACCTTTTCTTACAGTCTCAAGCCTTGCAGAACCTGTGACCAGCAGGTTAGGCTCTGCCCCTTCGGTATCAAATATTCCCTTAATCCAAGCTTTCCACCCCTTCATCTTATGGAGTTCATCAAAGATAACAAGCTCAACATCCCTCTGCCATTCAGCCTTACTGATAATCCTGCGGTCAGATGCTGAATCATAATTCAAGTACATAAATGAAGGAACGAGATTTTTTGAAAGAGTCGTCTTACCAACCTGCCTCGGGCCCGATATAATGACAACCTTCTCTTTCAGGTCTTTTTTAATAAATGCTTCCAGGTATCTGTCCA is a genomic window containing:
- a CDS encoding ATP-binding protein, whose amino-acid sequence is MDRYLEAFIKKDLKEKVVIISGPRQVGKTTLSKNLVPSFMYLNYDSASDRRIISKAEWQRDVELVIFDELHKMKGWKAWIKGIFDTEGAEPNLLVTGSARLETVRKGGDSLAGRYFSYRLHPLTVKEICTILKEDPMQALNKLIQLGGFPEPYLKGSDTYAKRWRRTHIDTIIREDLLDLERVRDIKAIEILIELLRTRVGSHTSYTSLANDLQVSVHTVKHWLQILESLYVIFPVRPYHKNISRSLLKEPKYYFYDTGAVEGHFSAKLENVVALAILKELHFLEDTTGSKVALHYLRDKDKNEVDFLTLIDNKPSHIIEVKESDDEFSKSLYKFHAFLKHVKPIQLVYTLKRKKSTRVMQMLPVHEFLAGIDLMH